A single region of the Gephyromycinifex aptenodytis genome encodes:
- a CDS encoding MGMT family protein translates to MVEHVLRAVEAVPPGRVTTYGAVAELVGATARQVGSVMRYYGSNVTWWRVVSATGELPDHLRTAAAEQWEREGIECKSDGRGCRVGDYRVDPLQWGERYAEAASDLPRYERTPRR, encoded by the coding sequence ATGGTCGAGCACGTCTTGCGGGCCGTTGAAGCGGTACCTCCGGGGCGGGTGACCACCTATGGGGCCGTCGCTGAACTCGTGGGCGCAACGGCCCGCCAGGTGGGTTCGGTGATGCGCTACTACGGCTCCAACGTCACCTGGTGGCGCGTGGTCAGCGCGACCGGGGAGCTACCGGACCACCTGCGCACGGCCGCCGCCGAGCAGTGGGAGCGCGAAGGGATCGAGTGCAAATCCGACGGCCGGGGTTGCCGCGTCGGCGACTATCGGGTCGATCCCCTGCAGTGGGGTGAACGCTACGCCGAGGCCGCTAGCGACCTGCCGCGCTACGAACGCACACCGCGCCGCTAG
- a CDS encoding exodeoxyribonuclease III, giving the protein MRIATWNINSVRSRVERAVALLERHDLDVLALQETKCKNEQFPLLPFEQAGYEVAMHGLNQWNGVAIISRVGIEEVQIGFPDMPTWGDPDPVAEARALGATCGGVRIWSLYVPNGRELEHPHLAYKLNWLAALRESGQAWLEENAQAQIALMGDWNVAPTDEDVWDPEFFAGKTHVSDPERAAFNAVVDTGYVDVVRPHTQGDRIFTYWDYTQLRFPKKQGMRIDFALCSPALAQRVTGASIDREERKGKGASDHAPVLVDLADDAQR; this is encoded by the coding sequence GTGCGTATCGCCACCTGGAACATCAACTCCGTCCGAAGCCGAGTCGAGCGCGCCGTGGCGCTCTTGGAACGCCACGACCTCGACGTGCTCGCCTTGCAAGAGACCAAATGCAAGAACGAGCAGTTCCCGCTGCTGCCGTTCGAGCAAGCCGGTTACGAGGTGGCGATGCATGGGCTCAACCAGTGGAACGGCGTCGCCATCATCAGCCGCGTCGGCATCGAGGAGGTCCAGATCGGCTTCCCGGACATGCCGACCTGGGGCGACCCCGACCCGGTGGCGGAGGCGCGAGCGCTGGGCGCCACCTGCGGCGGAGTGCGGATCTGGTCGCTGTATGTACCCAACGGGCGGGAGCTGGAGCACCCGCACCTGGCGTACAAGCTGAACTGGCTGGCGGCGCTGCGCGAATCGGGGCAGGCCTGGTTGGAGGAGAACGCGCAGGCCCAGATCGCCCTGATGGGTGACTGGAACGTCGCCCCCACTGACGAGGACGTCTGGGATCCGGAGTTTTTCGCGGGCAAAACGCACGTCTCAGACCCGGAGCGGGCAGCCTTCAACGCCGTCGTTGACACCGGCTATGTCGATGTCGTGCGCCCACACACCCAAGGCGACCGCATCTTCACCTATTGGGATTACACCCAACTGCGCTTCCCCAAGAAGCAGGGCATGCGCATCGACTTCGCGTTGTGCTCCCCGGCGCTGGCGCAACGGGTCACCGGGGCCAGCATCGACCGCGAAGAACGCAAGGGCAAAGGCGCCAGCGATCACGCACCCGTGCTGGTCGACCTCGCCGACGACGCGCAGCGGTGA
- a CDS encoding RNA methyltransferase, giving the protein MLSVQVSAAAGCPVDSPAVEERVVGVGPWPGGEHAWPRAADGALDARYDPELLTSGDARNVEDRYRYWRHEAIVADLDITRHALHIAVENWEHDFNIGSIIRTANAFNVAAFHIVGKRRWNRRGAMVTDRYQHEHHHTDVDALAAWAQDNDLALIAIDNVPGSRPIETYPIPRRALMIFGQEGPGLSAQALERAEAILHITQFGSTRSINAGAAAAIAMHAWVRSHADIPGAAPTEGDHPGHDGA; this is encoded by the coding sequence ATGCTGAGCGTGCAAGTCTCGGCGGCGGCTGGCTGCCCCGTAGACTCACCGGCCGTGGAGGAGCGAGTTGTCGGGGTGGGGCCGTGGCCCGGGGGTGAGCACGCGTGGCCGCGTGCCGCAGACGGCGCGCTCGATGCCCGCTATGACCCGGAACTGCTCACCTCGGGGGATGCTCGCAACGTCGAGGACCGTTACCGGTACTGGCGCCATGAGGCGATCGTTGCGGACCTGGACATCACCCGCCACGCGTTGCACATCGCGGTAGAGAACTGGGAGCACGACTTCAACATCGGTTCAATCATTCGTACCGCGAACGCGTTCAACGTGGCGGCCTTCCACATCGTCGGCAAACGCCGTTGGAATCGGCGCGGGGCGATGGTCACCGACCGCTATCAGCACGAACACCACCACACCGACGTCGACGCCCTTGCTGCCTGGGCGCAGGACAACGATCTGGCGTTGATCGCGATCGACAACGTGCCCGGCAGCCGCCCCATCGAGACTTACCCGATCCCGCGGCGCGCCTTGATGATCTTCGGCCAAGAGGGTCCGGGGCTTTCGGCGCAGGCCTTGGAACGTGCCGAGGCCATCCTGCACATCACCCAGTTCGGCTCCACCCGCTCCATCAACGCCGGAGCCGCCGCCGCCATTGCCATGCATGCCTGGGTTCGCAGTCACGCCGATATCCCCGGCGCCGCACCAACCGAGGGCGACCACCCGGGCCACGACGGGGCTTGA
- the pyrE gene encoding orotate phosphoribosyltransferase, with the protein MSDNTAAPTASDARARLLELVKDKAVVHGKVILSSGREADYYVDLRRITLDGEAAPLVGIVMRDLVADLDFDAVGGLTMGADPVATAMLHAAAASGAHLDAFVVRKAEKAHGLQQRIEGPSVSGRRVLVVEDTSTTGGSPLTAVQACREAGAEVVAVAVIADRSSGAGERIMDESGVPYRYAFGLADLGLA; encoded by the coding sequence GTGAGCGACAACACAGCAGCACCGACCGCCTCCGACGCCCGCGCGCGTCTCCTCGAACTCGTCAAGGACAAAGCCGTGGTGCACGGCAAAGTCATCCTGTCCTCGGGCCGGGAAGCCGATTACTACGTCGACCTGCGCCGCATCACCCTCGACGGTGAAGCTGCGCCCCTGGTTGGCATCGTCATGCGGGATCTGGTGGCAGACCTCGACTTCGACGCCGTCGGCGGGCTGACGATGGGCGCCGACCCGGTGGCGACGGCGATGCTGCACGCGGCAGCAGCCTCCGGTGCCCACCTGGATGCTTTTGTGGTGCGTAAGGCAGAAAAGGCGCACGGTTTGCAGCAACGCATCGAGGGGCCGTCAGTCTCCGGCCGCCGCGTGCTCGTTGTCGAGGACACCTCGACAACCGGCGGTTCCCCGTTGACGGCCGTGCAGGCCTGCCGGGAAGCCGGCGCCGAGGTCGTGGCGGTGGCCGTGATCGCAGACCGCAGCTCGGGCGCTGGCGAGCGCATCATGGACGAATCGGGTGTGCCCTACCGTTACGCCTTCGGGTTGGCCGACCTCGGCCTGGCCTGA
- a CDS encoding maleylpyruvate isomerase family mycothiol-dependent enzyme, producing MNAFAAAQIPAALRRLRRETDMFLATADSLSEDELRGPSKCEGWTRAHVVTHVARNADAFCNLVEWARTGVEKPGYTSPEARDAEIEDGATRPGAEIKADARAACERFAQAAKQLRTELVTEEVKIGSGPVPARGLLAVRMTEVLVHHDDLDTVWTLAEAGPDAQLDVLEEAVRRLRARDDVPAFSIRTLEEDEWTFGEGGPLVRGERAGVIAWITRNVTAGVSCDRELSNVSMF from the coding sequence ATGAACGCCTTCGCAGCCGCGCAGATCCCCGCCGCCCTGAGACGTCTCAGGCGTGAGACAGACATGTTCCTCGCCACCGCCGACAGCCTCTCCGAGGATGAGTTGCGCGGTCCTTCGAAGTGCGAGGGCTGGACCCGCGCCCACGTCGTCACCCACGTGGCCCGCAACGCCGACGCCTTCTGCAACCTCGTCGAATGGGCCCGTACGGGGGTGGAGAAGCCCGGCTACACCTCCCCGGAGGCGCGGGATGCCGAGATCGAGGACGGCGCCACTCGTCCCGGCGCCGAGATCAAGGCCGATGCCCGAGCCGCGTGCGAGCGGTTCGCCCAGGCGGCAAAGCAATTGCGGACAGAACTCGTCACCGAGGAGGTGAAGATCGGCTCGGGGCCGGTGCCCGCTCGCGGCTTGCTGGCCGTGCGGATGACCGAAGTCCTCGTCCACCACGATGACCTCGACACCGTGTGGACCCTCGCGGAGGCGGGCCCCGACGCCCAGCTCGACGTGCTCGAGGAGGCGGTACGCCGCCTCCGGGCCCGTGACGACGTCCCCGCGTTCTCGATCCGCACCCTCGAGGAGGACGAGTGGACCTTCGGCGAGGGCGGCCCGCTCGTGCGCGGCGAACGCGCCGGCGTCATTGCCTGGATCACCCGCAACGTGACCGCCGGCGTCAGCTGCGACCGTGAACTCTCCAACGTCTCGATGTTCTAA
- a CDS encoding DUF3151 domain-containing protein, with protein MTHQNLLEPPETLLEVDPAAAELLAGADAAITAGRYPGSALAWATLAEAALVMGFTVEAYAYARTGYHRSLDQLRRAGWKGAGPVPWHHEPNRGFLRSVAALSRAAGQIGETDEQQRCENLLRDSSPEAADALGF; from the coding sequence ATGACCCACCAGAACCTGCTGGAGCCGCCGGAGACGCTGCTCGAGGTCGACCCAGCAGCGGCAGAACTCCTCGCCGGTGCCGATGCCGCCATCACCGCCGGCCGGTACCCGGGGTCGGCGCTCGCCTGGGCCACGCTCGCCGAGGCCGCTCTCGTCATGGGGTTCACGGTCGAGGCGTATGCCTACGCCCGCACCGGCTACCACCGCAGCCTCGACCAGCTCCGTCGGGCAGGGTGGAAGGGCGCAGGCCCGGTGCCGTGGCACCACGAGCCCAATCGGGGATTCCTGCGCAGCGTCGCAGCCCTGTCCCGTGCCGCGGGGCAGATCGGCGAGACCGACGAGCAGCAACGCTGCGAAAACCTCCTGCGCGACTCCAGCCCCGAGGCAGCCGACGCGCTCGGTTTCTGA
- a CDS encoding FMN-binding negative transcriptional regulator, with amino-acid sequence MHVYPEFAAPCGTHIVQFAREHPFGLLATSRADAPPLVTHIPVVLPDLPEGTETLVGQRLVAHMGRENPHWQHLESGESLLVLTSSHGYVSPVHYQREVAVPTVDYAAVHLTVRARLLPDEQDRLAVVEATVQRLERDRCPRWDPTSSRGQFRQIIGGVAAFELEVVAQEAMFKLSQDKPQEARLRLRAEFAAAGCPHNDLAELIDRVPVNGPQA; translated from the coding sequence ATGCACGTCTACCCCGAGTTCGCAGCTCCCTGCGGAACTCATATCGTCCAGTTCGCCCGTGAGCACCCCTTCGGTCTACTGGCCACCTCCCGGGCCGATGCGCCCCCGCTGGTCACCCACATCCCCGTCGTCCTTCCCGACCTGCCCGAAGGCACCGAAACCCTGGTGGGGCAGAGGTTGGTGGCTCACATGGGTCGGGAGAATCCGCACTGGCAGCACCTGGAGTCGGGGGAGTCCCTGCTGGTGCTCACCAGCAGCCACGGATACGTCTCTCCGGTGCACTACCAGCGTGAGGTCGCCGTACCGACGGTCGATTACGCCGCCGTCCACCTCACTGTGCGGGCCCGCCTTCTCCCGGACGAGCAGGACCGGCTGGCCGTGGTGGAGGCAACGGTGCAGCGCCTGGAACGCGACCGTTGCCCGCGCTGGGACCCGACGAGCTCGCGTGGGCAGTTCCGCCAGATCATCGGCGGGGTCGCCGCCTTCGAATTGGAGGTCGTCGCCCAGGAGGCGATGTTCAAGCTCAGCCAGGACAAACCGCAGGAGGCCCGGCTGCGATTGCGGGCCGAGTTCGCCGCTGCAGGCTGCCCGCACAACGATCTCGCAGAGCTCATCGACCGCGTCCCGGTCAACGGGCCGCAGGCCTGA
- a CDS encoding adenylosuccinate synthase, producing the protein MPAIVLVGAQWGDEGKGKATDLLGKDVDYVVKFNGGNNAGHTVVIGGEKYALHLLPSGILTPGVTPMIGNGVVVDLEVLFHELEALAARGVDVAKLRISANAHLIPSYNRILDKVTERFLGKRRLGTTGRGIGPTYADKMNRVGLRVQDLFDESILRQKVEAALEVKNHLLVKIYNRRAIEAEEVVQELLQYAERVRPMVADCGLELHQALEDGKTVLFEAGQATMLDVDHGTYPFVTSSSATAAGACTGSGIGPTQIDRVVAVFKAYTTRVGEGPFPTELHDEFGERLRANGFEFGTTTGRPRRCGWADTVVGRYSTRINGVTDYVVTKLDVLTGFETIPVCVAYDVQGERFEEMPSHQSDMHHAVPIYEDLPGWSEDITGCRTFDDLPQNAQRYLLRMEELLGARISVIGVGPGRDEVITRYSLLGDDE; encoded by the coding sequence ATGCCCGCGATCGTGCTCGTCGGAGCCCAATGGGGCGATGAAGGCAAGGGCAAGGCGACGGACCTGCTCGGTAAGGACGTCGACTACGTCGTCAAGTTCAACGGCGGCAACAACGCCGGCCACACGGTGGTCATCGGCGGCGAGAAGTACGCCCTTCACCTGCTGCCCAGCGGGATCCTCACCCCTGGGGTGACCCCCATGATCGGCAACGGCGTCGTCGTCGACCTCGAGGTGCTCTTCCACGAACTCGAGGCGCTGGCCGCCCGCGGCGTCGACGTGGCCAAGCTGCGTATCAGCGCCAACGCCCACCTCATCCCCTCTTACAACCGCATCCTGGACAAGGTCACCGAGCGCTTCCTGGGCAAGCGTCGCCTGGGCACCACCGGGCGCGGCATCGGCCCCACCTACGCCGACAAGATGAACCGGGTCGGGTTGCGCGTGCAGGACTTGTTCGATGAGTCGATCCTGCGCCAGAAAGTCGAAGCCGCGCTGGAAGTGAAGAACCACTTGCTCGTCAAGATCTACAACCGGCGCGCCATCGAGGCCGAAGAGGTGGTGCAGGAGCTGCTGCAGTACGCCGAGCGGGTACGACCGATGGTTGCCGACTGCGGCCTGGAACTGCACCAGGCGCTGGAGGACGGCAAGACCGTGCTCTTCGAGGCAGGCCAGGCCACGATGCTGGACGTCGACCACGGCACCTACCCCTTCGTCACCTCCTCCAGCGCCACCGCTGCCGGGGCGTGCACCGGCTCGGGGATCGGGCCGACACAGATCGATCGCGTCGTCGCGGTCTTCAAGGCCTACACCACCCGCGTCGGCGAGGGTCCCTTCCCCACCGAGTTGCACGACGAGTTCGGGGAGCGACTGCGGGCCAACGGGTTCGAGTTCGGCACGACCACGGGACGACCGCGTCGTTGCGGATGGGCCGACACCGTCGTGGGCCGTTACTCCACTCGCATCAACGGTGTCACCGACTACGTCGTGACCAAGCTCGACGTGCTGACCGGCTTCGAGACCATCCCGGTCTGCGTGGCCTATGACGTCCAGGGCGAGCGGTTCGAGGAGATGCCCTCGCACCAGAGCGACATGCACCACGCGGTGCCGATCTATGAGGACCTGCCTGGTTGGAGCGAAGACATCACCGGTTGCCGCACCTTCGACGACCTGCCGCAGAATGCGCAGCGGTACCTGCTGCGTATGGAGGAGCTGCTCGGTGCGCGTATCTCGGTGATCGGCGTCGGGCCAGGCCGCGACGAGGTCATCACCCGCTATTCGCTGTTGGGAGACGACGAGTGA
- a CDS encoding SDR family NAD(P)-dependent oxidoreductase, which yields MTTALITGASAGLGAAYARELAATGHDLVLVARSEDRLRQLAQELRAAHGIRTEVLVADLADRDDLEQVAQRIRGDGECGEVDLLVNNAGFGLNSAFLESEIAAEENLLDVLCRAVLVLSHAAGNAMKARGRGGILNVASVAGFVAVGTYSAAKAWVTVFTESLAAELGSYGVAVSAVCPGFTHTEFHERAQMNMSALPQWLWLDAQDVVRTSLQDLRRFRPISVPGAAYRVLVAAIGLPPRTLMAQASSALARRRRLA from the coding sequence ATGACCACTGCTTTGATCACTGGGGCCAGCGCGGGCCTGGGCGCTGCTTACGCACGTGAACTCGCCGCCACCGGCCACGATCTGGTGCTCGTCGCACGTTCCGAGGACCGTCTGCGACAACTGGCGCAGGAGTTGCGCGCCGCCCACGGGATTCGCACCGAGGTTCTGGTCGCCGATCTGGCCGACCGGGACGACCTGGAGCAGGTGGCGCAACGTATTCGCGGTGACGGGGAGTGCGGCGAGGTCGACCTGCTGGTGAACAACGCCGGTTTCGGCCTCAACTCGGCGTTTCTGGAGTCCGAGATAGCGGCCGAGGAGAACCTGCTCGACGTTCTGTGCCGTGCGGTGCTGGTGCTCTCGCACGCTGCGGGCAACGCCATGAAGGCTCGGGGACGAGGTGGCATTCTCAACGTCGCCTCGGTCGCCGGGTTCGTCGCAGTCGGGACCTACTCGGCAGCTAAGGCGTGGGTGACGGTCTTCACCGAGAGTCTGGCCGCGGAGCTGGGCTCCTACGGGGTGGCCGTGAGTGCGGTCTGCCCCGGTTTCACCCACACCGAGTTCCACGAGCGGGCCCAGATGAACATGTCAGCCCTGCCGCAGTGGCTGTGGCTCGATGCCCAGGACGTGGTTCGCACCTCACTGCAGGACCTGCGCCGGTTCCGACCGATCAGCGTCCCCGGCGCCGCGTACCGCGTCCTTGTCGCCGCGATAGGGCTACCGCCGCGCACGCTGATGGCCCAGGCCTCCAGCGCGCTCGCCCGGCGGCGGCGCCTGGCCTGA
- the fbaA gene encoding class II fructose-bisphosphate aldolase, whose product MPIATPEVYADMLDRAKAGSFAYPAINVSSSQTLNAALKGFADAGSDGIIQVSTGGAEYLSGPSIKNMVAGSLAFAAYAQEVAKNYPINVALHTDHCPKDKLDGFVRPLLAASAEQVKKTGLPIFQSHMWDGSAVPLEENLEIAKELLALAKAANIILEVEIGVVGGEEDGVANEINDQLYTTPEDALATVEALGLGENGRYMAALTFGNVHGVYKPGNVKLRPEILKQCQDAIKEKYQGADDKPLSLVFHGGSGSLPQEISDAVDYGVIKMNVDTDTQYAFTRPVAEHMLRNYDGVLKVDGEVGNKKQYDPRAWGKAAEAGMAARVVEACEALRSAGTHK is encoded by the coding sequence GTGCCAATCGCAACCCCCGAGGTCTACGCCGACATGCTCGACCGGGCGAAGGCGGGATCCTTCGCCTACCCAGCCATCAACGTGTCCTCCAGCCAGACCTTGAACGCTGCACTCAAGGGATTCGCCGACGCAGGCAGTGACGGCATCATCCAGGTCTCCACCGGTGGTGCGGAGTACCTGTCCGGTCCGTCCATCAAGAACATGGTCGCCGGTTCGCTGGCTTTCGCCGCGTACGCCCAAGAGGTCGCGAAGAACTACCCGATCAACGTGGCGCTGCACACCGACCACTGCCCCAAGGACAAGCTCGACGGTTTCGTGCGTCCGCTGCTGGCCGCCTCGGCCGAGCAGGTGAAGAAGACCGGCCTGCCGATCTTCCAGTCCCACATGTGGGACGGCTCGGCTGTGCCGCTGGAGGAGAACCTTGAGATCGCCAAGGAGCTCCTGGCCCTGGCCAAGGCCGCCAACATCATCCTTGAGGTCGAGATCGGTGTCGTCGGTGGCGAGGAAGACGGTGTCGCCAACGAGATCAACGACCAGCTCTACACCACCCCCGAAGACGCGCTGGCCACCGTTGAGGCCCTCGGCCTGGGCGAGAACGGCCGCTACATGGCCGCCCTCACCTTCGGCAACGTGCACGGCGTGTACAAGCCGGGCAACGTCAAGCTGCGCCCCGAGATCCTCAAGCAGTGCCAGGACGCCATCAAGGAGAAGTACCAGGGTGCGGACGACAAGCCGCTCTCGCTGGTGTTCCACGGCGGCTCGGGCTCGCTTCCGCAGGAGATCAGCGACGCTGTCGACTACGGCGTCATCAAGATGAACGTCGACACCGACACCCAGTACGCCTTCACCCGCCCGGTCGCCGAGCACATGCTGCGTAACTACGACGGTGTGCTCAAGGTTGACGGTGAGGTCGGCAACAAGAAGCAGTACGACCCGCGCGCGTGGGGTAAGGCTGCCGAGGCCGGCATGGCCGCCCGCGTCGTCGAGGCCTGCGAGGCCCTGCGTTCCGCCGGCACCCACAAGTGA
- a CDS encoding lysine--tRNA ligase: MSHETTEPTQPGQAGGQAAEHEAPKGSAAGGPQEPRQGRRRGRGKAGTGEVDWVARLADELITATQQRRPGQKIICASGLSPSGHIHLGNLREVMTPHLVADEVARRGYPVEHIISWDDYDRFRKVPFGVEGIDESWNAYIGMPLTSVPAPRGSQHPNWAEHFKAEMSESLAQLGVEFRGISQTQMYTSGAYVQQVLHAMAHREDIDAVLAQYRTKTEAPVAALGDTGIESEQDAEAARAAAEGSGAADEDDGSGGTGGYFPFKPYSRAFGTDATRVTSYDPATTELRYVATGPNGEQVEEVMHLDRDFHGKLVWKVDWPMRWAYEGVDFEPSGVDHQSPGSSYVVGGQIVGPIFGGWQPLGPMYAFVGISGMAKMSSSKGGVPTPADALAIMEPHVLRWLYARRRPNQSFSVAFDNTIHRLYDEWDQLERKVAGGKGQPGDEAMYTRSVRTAARELPRTPVPVGYKALCSIVDITGGHEGQMSRILGSLDPAITDLDKARPRLDLAATWVASQADPHDRTTVREQPDQEALAGLSDHERESLQMLVADLENDWSLEGLTSLAYGVPKRQAGFDVGEKKLPPEVKADQRAFFALLYRLLLGAETGPRIPTLLLCLGPDKVRTLLGH, translated from the coding sequence GTGAGTCACGAAACCACTGAACCAACCCAGCCGGGTCAGGCTGGCGGGCAGGCCGCCGAGCACGAAGCGCCGAAAGGCTCCGCCGCCGGCGGGCCGCAGGAGCCCCGTCAGGGGCGTCGGCGCGGACGTGGAAAGGCCGGAACCGGCGAGGTCGACTGGGTGGCTCGGCTGGCCGACGAACTCATCACCGCAACCCAGCAGCGGCGCCCGGGCCAGAAGATCATCTGCGCCTCCGGGCTGTCGCCGTCGGGTCACATCCACTTGGGCAACCTGCGCGAGGTGATGACACCGCACCTGGTCGCTGACGAGGTGGCGCGGCGCGGTTATCCGGTCGAACACATCATCAGCTGGGACGACTACGACCGGTTCCGCAAGGTCCCGTTCGGCGTCGAGGGCATCGACGAGAGCTGGAACGCTTACATCGGGATGCCGCTGACGAGTGTGCCCGCTCCGCGCGGCTCCCAGCACCCGAACTGGGCCGAGCACTTCAAGGCCGAGATGAGCGAGTCACTCGCGCAACTGGGCGTGGAGTTCCGCGGCATCAGCCAGACGCAGATGTACACCTCCGGTGCCTACGTGCAGCAGGTGCTGCACGCGATGGCCCACCGCGAGGACATCGACGCGGTCCTGGCCCAGTACCGCACCAAGACCGAGGCCCCGGTCGCTGCGCTCGGGGACACCGGTATTGAGAGCGAGCAAGACGCTGAAGCGGCCCGCGCCGCAGCCGAAGGTTCCGGCGCCGCCGATGAGGACGACGGCTCCGGGGGAACGGGCGGGTACTTCCCGTTCAAGCCCTACAGCCGCGCCTTCGGTACCGACGCCACCCGGGTGACCTCCTACGACCCCGCAACCACAGAGCTTCGTTACGTCGCGACCGGACCGAACGGTGAACAGGTCGAAGAGGTCATGCACCTCGACCGCGACTTCCACGGGAAATTGGTGTGGAAGGTCGACTGGCCGATGCGCTGGGCCTATGAAGGCGTCGACTTCGAGCCCTCCGGTGTGGACCACCAATCCCCAGGCAGCAGTTACGTCGTCGGCGGGCAGATCGTCGGCCCGATCTTCGGGGGCTGGCAACCACTGGGCCCGATGTACGCCTTCGTCGGCATCTCCGGGATGGCGAAGATGAGCTCATCCAAAGGCGGGGTGCCCACCCCCGCTGACGCGCTGGCCATCATGGAGCCGCATGTGCTGCGTTGGCTGTACGCCCGGCGTCGCCCCAACCAGTCCTTCTCGGTCGCTTTCGACAACACCATCCACCGTCTCTACGACGAGTGGGACCAGTTGGAGCGCAAAGTTGCCGGCGGTAAGGGCCAACCCGGTGACGAAGCCATGTACACCCGCTCGGTGCGCACCGCCGCTCGGGAACTGCCGCGCACCCCGGTGCCGGTGGGCTACAAAGCGTTGTGCTCCATCGTTGACATCACCGGCGGCCACGAAGGCCAGATGAGCCGCATCCTGGGCTCGCTGGACCCGGCGATCACCGACTTGGACAAGGCGCGTCCCCGCCTGGACCTGGCCGCGACGTGGGTGGCTAGCCAGGCCGACCCGCACGACCGCACGACCGTGCGCGAGCAGCCCGACCAAGAGGCACTGGCCGGTCTGTCCGATCACGAGCGCGAGTCGTTGCAGATGCTGGTCGCGGATCTGGAGAACGACTGGAGCCTGGAAGGGCTCACCAGCCTCGCCTATGGAGTCCCCAAGCGTCAGGCCGGTTTCGACGTGGGCGAGAAGAAACTGCCGCCTGAGGTGAAAGCCGACCAGCGGGCGTTCTTCGCCCTGTTGTACCGGCTGCTGCTGGGCGCCGAGACCGGACCGCGAATCCCAACCCTGCTGTTGTGTCTGGGCCCGGACAAGGTGCGCACCCTGCTGGGGCACTGA